Sequence from the Andreesenia angusta genome:
GGAAAAAGGGGGGCGGCAAGGGTACCGGGATAGGCGCCTGGTCCTTCAGGCACTTGGAAGCCCCGGAGATGTAAAAGCCAGGCGGTTTCCCGTGCGAGCTATGGTGAGCGCGGTATGGGAAATGGCCTGGCTATACCTTGTAGTTAAATCTATCTGCTCCACACTCCACTGATCTCCGCCTAAAATTTCATAATACTCATGATACTTTCCCAGCCCGAAAGGTTTCCAGCAAGCTTTTAGGGTATTTAAGCATTAGATTGAACATACAGAATATATATCGAGAGGGAGGGCTTTTTATGTACAGCGAAGAAAGCGACAGAGAGCATAGGCTTATAAAAGAAGAGGAAGCTAAAAAAGCGAGACAGGAAAAAGAAGCTAAGGATAAAATGATAAGACGGGCAAAAGAAGATGAAGCCAAAACAGCAAGACAAGAGAAAGAGGCTAGAGATAAACAATTAAAACAGTCACACGACCTTGATAGCGAAGTATCCAGAAAAGCAAGGCAACTACAAGAAGAGGAAGCCCGAGAAATAAGGCTTGAAAAAGAAGAAGACTCCAGGACAAAGAGACGATCAGCTCAGGATGACTCAGAAAATATCAGAAGATAGTACCTAAACCACTTTCCTAAAGCACTTTCCCTACACCTCTTATCCTTTCTTTGAGATACTGGTATCAATAAAGGAAAGGGGGTGCTACCATGCTGCCACTTAGTATAGCAATCAAGTTCACGGACGGACTTGGCAAGGTCAAGACGAGGACTCTTCAGGGAGTCAGGAAGGATCTGACGGACACGCAGATAACAGACTTCGCCATAAACACGCCGGAGCTGATGGGCTTTCTGGAAGTAAATAGCGCAGTGCTTACTACTAGAAGAGCTATAGTATAACGGGGGAACACAGTAAAATAGGAGAGGGGAGGTGCGGAATAGATGGAACTTCTAAGAACAGATTTGCAACTGGAGGTTGTGCTCGCTAACGGGGAAGAAGACAAGTTTCTAATCAGGGACGTAAACCCTGAAATGTCGGATCTCTACGTTACAGAGATGGCGGGCATAATAGCTGAAACGTTTGAAATCAAGGGGCAGAACATAACCAGAGTAAAAGACGTTAGTATCATAAAAACTAACAGGGTGCAACACGAACTGCCAGCATAAATCTAGAATGCGAAAAAGCCGAGATTCCTCGGCTTTTTCTTTGTTTCGTGGGGAAATACAATTTCGGGGGGTGTTTCAGTGTGGAAATTCTGGAACTTCTAAAAGATGGAGAGCTTGCCAACAGCGGCGTACTTGGGGTTGTATGCCTCGCGCTGCTTGGACTGGTAATAGAACTGGTCCGGGAACTCGTAATCAACTACCACAAGAAATAATCTGCCTTATCGCTACAAGCGACAGGCCGTATTTCCTGGAAAGCTGACTATAGGAATATCCATTCCTATAGTCTTTTTTTATGCTCTCGTTTCGCTTATGCCTTGTGGTCGTCTTGTGGGTCGGTATGTAGACCGTGGTCCCTCCGAACTCCTTGGACAGCTCTATGGCCTTCTCCATTCCAACTATAGCAGCTACCGTTTGAAATCCTTCAGGCAACGAGCTAAGTCCTCTTTTCATACTTTTCTCTCTCCTTTCAGATCCCAAAAGTAAATCAGTTTCCATAATTGGTAGACAATTTCCTATTTATATTGTATCATGTATTCGATGTATTTTGGTAGGTTTTTAAGTGTTTTTCTTTATGAAAGGAGAATTAAATGCTTCCAATACAGTTCTATCCTATATTCCACAACCACAACAAGGGGACGAACAATCCCAAGTATATAGTGGTGCATGACACCGGCAATCCGAACGCCGGAGCCATAAACCATTGGAAATACTTCGGGGGTGGAAACAGGAACGCCTCGGCGCACTACTTCGTGGACAACGAGAACATAATCCAGATCATAAAAGATTCAGACTCTGCCTGGCACTGCGGCGATGGAAAAGGAAAGTACGGCATCACCAACAACAACAGCCTGTCTATTGAAATATGCCTTACGGGGAGCCTTGAGAAGTCCATATCTAACGCCAAGGACCTTGTAGAGCACCTTATGTCAAAGCACGGCATACCAATCGAAAATATTGTCAGACATTACGACGCCAGCAGAAAGACTTGCCCTCGCAGCATGAGCGGCAACGACTGGAAACGCTGGACCATCTTTAAAAGCGAGCTCGCCAAAGTCTCGCCCTCAATACCAAAACCCAATAAATCTTCAAACCCCAATATTGAATTTCGCGTCCAGGTGGGAGCGTACTCCAAAAGAGAGAACGCCCTCGACATGGTTTCCAGGCTTAAAGCGGCCGGATTCGACGCGATTATAAAGACAAACTAAGACGGCAGAAGAGCCAGGTCTAGCTTTGCTGTGCGGTTTTTTGCGCCCAACGGCTTGCTGGTGCCTGGAACGTAGCCACAGGCCGCTTCCCCGCCCGCGCTCCCTTGCGGTCGCCGGCGAAGCCGCCTGTGCCACCAGAATCTCCCGGGTGCGCCAGTGCCTTCTGGCTGCGAGTTGGGGGCTTTTTCAGAGTCCCTTCAGCAACAAAACGGGGCTTTTGTGCCACTCGGCAGAGCCGAGCGATCCGCTCCGCTGTGGCAATGCTCCACCACAAAAGCTCCGTTTTGTACAACTCGCATTTGGACACATGCTGTCCGTCTTCGGAAGTTCCGGGGCCGTGCTTCGCACCGCCCCGGCCATCGTCTCAACTTTCTATACAAGAACGGGTTTAAAACTTTGGCGAAGTTTCCTGCATTTCAGGGAACTAGAAAAGGCCCGGCATCCGCCGGACCTAAATTTCTTGTATATGAAATTCATTAGTGATATAATTATGACAATAAAATAAACGGCGTAAATGAAACGAGACATTCTCTCCCTCGCCAAAGTGATAGAATGTCTCCCAATATGCCAAAACCTTAAGGTTTTTTTGACTATTTATTGTTCTATTATAGTGTACTTTGCTATTATAGTCAATAATTTAGAGTAAATTTACCTCCGGTTTTGGCATGGTTCTCATTGATGCCTGATGGAGGTTTTTTTGATGAAATCATACGATATAAACGCCGTGGTATCGGCGAACATGGCAGAGCAATACGGACTTACATTTATGGAACGAGGCTTCTACGAGATTTTGAGAAGCTTCAAATGCAATATAGAACATACTGCGACTCCTGGAATAGGCACTATAGCCAAGGCCATGGGGTGCTGTAGAAATACGGCGAAAAAATACATAAATAAGCTGGTGGATAAAGGGCTTATCTGGAAGACAGAGCGACCTGTAGTCCGTCCAGACGGCAGGAAGTGGAATGACACTCATCTCTATACTTTCGTGGCGGAGAAGCATGGAAAGCCTGTATTCCAGGAGTCCAGAGATGTCAAAGTCCAAACGGAGAGCCCTTACCAGAAGATAAAGGCTACTTTCGAAGAAGCCAGAGATGAGCTTAGAAAGCTTCACGGAAAGGAGCTTTGCGACAGGGCGTTCAAAATTTGCATCAGGAACCTAAGGACAGGTGTCACAAGCTACGTGAAGAATCCACTCAACTACATGAAGTCGGTTATAAAGAACATAGTCAAGGAGTCTGCGCTTGAGAAGGCCCAAAAGGAGTACGCAAACAGCTTTGAAGAGTCGGATGTCAAAGACGAGTCTAATTCGAAAAAGCAGGAAAAGCCAAGATATGCTGCACCTTATAGCCAGCCTAGAAAAACGGCTTTCCACAACTTCGAGCAACGTTCAAGCAATTACAGCAACGACGATCTGGAAGCGCTTATAAGGGAGAAGAACAGTCGGAGATAGAATCGCCTCCAAATATTCTTCAGTCGTATCAACTGCATAGATTTTTTTAAAGAGGTTTCCCGAACCTCTGTTTTGTCATGTCCAGATTTATATCCTCTTTGCAACTTCCCCAGCTTTTGGCACCTCATCCCAGACCAACTTCTAAAGCTCCCTAGTTTAATTCTATTTTAAGGATAAATATTCCTTATTCTCTCATGTTTTTGACCAGGTAATTATCTGAACTATATATTTTTTGCAACCAAACTAATTATAGTCTTGTTAAGTTGTGTCTAGAAAGACCTAAAAGATTCATTTAGGGGAAAAGAACTGAAGCTTTAACCCCTAGATAATTTAAAATGCTATATACAGTTTTAGATAGAAGGATACAGATAGTTATCTAAATATTTTTAAAGACAAAAATGCTATAATGTATTCAAACAAAAAAGGAGGATTCAGGAAATGAAATTAAAACAAAGAATATTGTCAATGGCCATAGCTGGCTCGACGCTGATTTCAGGGATATCATTTGCTTTTAACGATATCGGAAATCACTGGTCCAAGAATTACGTGGAATCTCTTTCAGAGAGCAATATCATAAGTGGTTATCAGGATGGTTCCTTTAGGCCCAACAGCTATATCTCAAGAGAAGAAGCGGCTAAAATAGTATCAAACTACATAGGCGGGTCTGAAGATGTGGCTGTTCCATCGGATTCAATTAATAGATGGAGCACGCCGGCCATACAGAACTTGATAGGAAAAGGCATAGTAAAGGGCTACCAAGACGGAACGTTTAAGCCGGAGCGTCAGATAAGCAGGTCTGAGTTTGCCACTCTTATCTACAACGCGCTTTCCAGGGGAGAAAAGCTGGACTCTTCTATAGGTGTGTTTGGAGACGTCTCGAACCACTGGGCGAAGAATGCCGTGCAGACTTTGGCTGGGAACAGAATACTAAAGGGAAGTGAAGACGGTACATTCAAGCCAGACAGGAACATAACAAGAGCTGAGGCGGCAACTATGATTTATATGGCTGAGAATCTAAGCCCAGTGCAGAACACTTTTCAAGAGGCCACTGTAGTCAGTGTTACAGACGGAGACACCATAAAGGTGAGTATAGCTGGAGTCCAGTATACAGTTAGAATGATAGGCATGGACACGCCTGAAACAGTACATCCAAGCAAGCCAGTCGAGCCGTTCGGACCTGAGGCTTCAGCTTTTACAAAGAGCAATCTGACAGGCAGAAAAGTTTATCTTCAAAAGGATGTTTCCGATACGGATAGATATGGAAGGCTGCTCAGGTATGTTTGGACATATAGGCCAAGCAGCAACGAGCCTGGTGTAGAAGAAATAAGGACAGGTATGTTCAATGCAGTATTGCTTATAAACGGATTTGCAAGAGTCTCAACGTATCCGCCAGATGTGAAATACTCTGATTTATTTACAAAGCTTTCACGATATGCCCAAAATGACTACAAGGGAGTTTGGAGCAATCTAAAGCCGGTAGCGCCACCGATGCCAGGACCTGGGCCATCAACCCCACCGACTCCGGAGCCTGCTCCTAGTCCAGCCCCATCCCAAGGACTTATAAAGGGCAATATAAGCTCTAGTGGGGAGAAGATATACCATGTTCCAGGAGGAGCTTACTATGACAGGACGACGATAGACACGTCTAAAGGTGAGAGATGGTTCAACACTGAAGCCGAGGCCGTAGCGGCAGGATGGAGAAAGTCTTCTAAATAGCTTAAAAAACTTCAAATTAAAAAAGGATTTCATAGCTTCAACTTTAATATATATAGTACACCCTAAATGCTACACTCAAGCATTTTTAAACAAAAGAAGGCAGCTCCGTTTAAAGAGCTGCCTTCTTTCTCCATACAGGGGCCTCAAGACATCCTATAGTGCCCTGGAAACGGGTCGGGCACCATAAGCCATGCTCTTTTTACTGACACAAGCTTTATAGAATATATTGGATAAAATACGAAAAAAGTATATAATCGAAATATGATTGAAAAGAGGAGGTTTTTATTTGGGAGAGATAAAAGAAGTAGATGGCTGGGAATTCGAAATTAGGGAAAATGGACTTTTTGATTTGGAGAAGGGCGAGGTTTTGAAAGGGTCGGAGCAGTTCAGCAAAGAAGATCTGGTAGCCCTGATAGACAGAACCAACGAGAACAGCAAGTATTTGGAAGAAACTGAATATATGGAGCCGCCACTTTATTCGTTTGACTATGAGGACGAGTTTATGGTAGGAAATCCATTTTATGAAGAAAGCGAGCGTTTCAGAGTCAATCCTTTCGAATACTACGGAGTTGAGAATATACGAATCCTTATAAACTCTGAAAGGATGGAGTCTTAGAAGGGAATATGAAATCAGAAGTCAGAAAAGCCAAGGTAACCGCCTTGGCTTTTCTGCTACATAATAGCTTCAGTGGGGGGAATATTCCTTAAATCAAAACACAAACATTTATACAAATGTAAATGTTTACATAAATACAAATATAAATAGTTGCAAAGAACAGTCAGATTGAGTCTATTCATATTCTTTAATCGGCTGCTCCAGCTTTTGTTCTACATCATTCCAGTAGCTTTTAAAGCTTGGAGTTCCACGTAGATAGTCGTATATGCGACTTATCTCTTCAGGGGAATGGTAGTATAGAATCCCCGTTATTCGGTTCTTCAGAACCTGGATAGCCTTCAGAGTGGTGCCCACTTCGGCGCTTAGGATGCTGTTTAGGGTTTCAAGAAGCTTTACATTTCCATATACTCGCAGGCGCAAGGCCTTGTACTTGCTCTTGTCTTTGCGATGCCTGGTCGAGTAGTCAAGTGAACTATGTATCTCTATATATGATCTAAGAAATTCGCTATAGCCGTTCAATTTTGGCAGGTCCCGGGCTACAGAGTTCTGAAGAGTCCATCCAATGCTGTATAGCTGCTCAATCGAAATGTCGCTGGTCTTAAGTACATACTGCACATCAGGCTTGCTTTCTTCTCTTTTCTGCGAGTATATGGCGTTCGGAAAATAAGCCTGCATTCGCTCCAAAAAGTATGGATGTCTAAATCTGAATGAGAATCTAGATTCTTCGTCTTGCGATCCGATAGACCAGATGATGCCGAGATCGTAAAGTTCTATACTGCTTATGTCCAAAGTATCACCCCTTCTCTCTCGTTTAGCAAATGTTTGCAATTACAAAAGAGCGACCAGTTTCGGCCACTCTTTTTGACTATCCTTGAGACTTCTTCAGCTCTGCAAACG
This genomic interval carries:
- a CDS encoding Mor transcription activator family protein, with the protein product MKRGLSSLPEGFQTVAAIVGMEKAIELSKEFGGTTVYIPTHKTTTRHKRNESIKKDYRNGYSYSQLSRKYGLSLVAIRQIISCGS
- a CDS encoding N-acetylmuramoyl-L-alanine amidase; the protein is MLPIQFYPIFHNHNKGTNNPKYIVVHDTGNPNAGAINHWKYFGGGNRNASAHYFVDNENIIQIIKDSDSAWHCGDGKGKYGITNNNSLSIEICLTGSLEKSISNAKDLVEHLMSKHGIPIENIVRHYDASRKTCPRSMSGNDWKRWTIFKSELAKVSPSIPKPNKSSNPNIEFRVQVGAYSKRENALDMVSRLKAAGFDAIIKTN
- a CDS encoding helix-turn-helix domain-containing protein produces the protein MKSYDINAVVSANMAEQYGLTFMERGFYEILRSFKCNIEHTATPGIGTIAKAMGCCRNTAKKYINKLVDKGLIWKTERPVVRPDGRKWNDTHLYTFVAEKHGKPVFQESRDVKVQTESPYQKIKATFEEARDELRKLHGKELCDRAFKICIRNLRTGVTSYVKNPLNYMKSVIKNIVKESALEKAQKEYANSFEESDVKDESNSKKQEKPRYAAPYSQPRKTAFHNFEQRSSNYSNDDLEALIREKNSRR
- a CDS encoding S-layer homology domain-containing protein, whose product is MKLKQRILSMAIAGSTLISGISFAFNDIGNHWSKNYVESLSESNIISGYQDGSFRPNSYISREEAAKIVSNYIGGSEDVAVPSDSINRWSTPAIQNLIGKGIVKGYQDGTFKPERQISRSEFATLIYNALSRGEKLDSSIGVFGDVSNHWAKNAVQTLAGNRILKGSEDGTFKPDRNITRAEAATMIYMAENLSPVQNTFQEATVVSVTDGDTIKVSIAGVQYTVRMIGMDTPETVHPSKPVEPFGPEASAFTKSNLTGRKVYLQKDVSDTDRYGRLLRYVWTYRPSSNEPGVEEIRTGMFNAVLLINGFARVSTYPPDVKYSDLFTKLSRYAQNDYKGVWSNLKPVAPPMPGPGPSTPPTPEPAPSPAPSQGLIKGNISSSGEKIYHVPGGAYYDRTTIDTSKGERWFNTEAEAVAAGWRKSSK